A section of the Phacochoerus africanus isolate WHEZ1 chromosome 4, ROS_Pafr_v1, whole genome shotgun sequence genome encodes:
- the CTNND1 gene encoding catenin delta-1 isoform X6, translated as MDDSEVESTASILASVKEQEAQFEKLTRALEEERRHVSAQLERVRVSPQDANTLMANGTLTRRHQNGRFVGDADLERQKFSDLKLNGPQDHSHLLYSTIPRMQEPGQIVETYTEEDPEGAMSVVSVETSDDGTTRRTETTVKKVVKTVTTRTVQPVPMGPDGLPVDASSISNNYIQTLGRDFRKNGNGGPGPYVGQAGTATLPRNFHYPPDGYSRHYEDGYPSSSDNYGSLSRVTRIEERYRPSMEGYRAPSRQDVYGPQPQVRVGGSSVDLHRFHPEPYGLEDDQRSMGYDDLDYGMMSDYGTGRRTGTPSDPRRRLRSYEDMIGEEVPSDQYYWAPLAQHERGSLASLDSLRKGGPPPPNWRQPELPEVIAMLGFRLDAVKSNAAAYLQHLCYRNDKVKTDVRKLKGIPVLVGLLDHPKKEVHLGACGALKNISFGRDQDNKIAIKNCDGVPALVRLLRKARDMDLTEVITGTLWNLSSHDSIKMEIVDHALHALTDEVIIPHSGWEREPNEDCKPRHIEWESVLTNTAGCLRNVSSERSEARRKLRECDGLVDALIFIVQAEIGQKDSDSKLVENCVCLLRNLSYQVHREIPQAERYQEAPPNVANNTGPHAASCFGAKKGKGKKPTEDPANDAVDFPKRTSPARGYELLFQPEVVRIYISLLKESKTPAILEASAGAIQNLCAGRWTYGRYIRSALRQEKALSAIADLLTNEHERVVKAASGALRNLAVDARNKELIGKHAIPNLVKNLPGGQQSPSQNFSEDTVVSILNTINEVIAENLEAAKKLRETQGIEKLVLINKSGNRSEKEVRAAALVLQTIWGYKELRKPLEKEGWKKSDFQVNLNNASRSQSSHSYDDSTLPLIDRNQKSDKKPDREEIQMSSMGSNTKSLDNNYSTLNERGDHNRTLDRSGDLGEMEPLKGTPLMQKI; from the exons ATGGACGACTCAGAGGTGGAGTCGACCGCCAGCATCTTGGCCTCTGTGAAGGAACAAGAGGCCCAGTTTGAGAAGCTGACCCGGGCGCTGGAGGAGGAACGGCGCCACGTCTCGGCGCAGCTGGAACGCGTCCGGGTCTCACCACAAGATGCCAACACGCTCATGGCCAACGGCACCCTCACCCGCCGGCATCAG AACGGCCGGTTTGTGGGCGATGCTGACCTTGAGCGACAGAAATTTTCAGATCTAAAACTCAACGGACCCCAG GATCACAGTCACCTTCTGTATAGCACCATCCCCAGGATGCAGGAGCCAGGGCAGATCGTGGAGACCTACACAGAGGAAGACCCTGAGGGAGCCATGTCTGTTGTCTCCGTGGAGACCTCAGATGATGGAACCACTAGGCGCACAGAGACCACA GTCAAGAAAGTGGTGAAGACCGTGACAACACGGACCGTACAGCCAGTCCCTATGGGACCAGATGGGCTGCCCGTGGATGCCTCATCCATTTCTAACAACTACATCCAGACTCTGGGTCGTGACTTCCGCAAGAATGGCAATGGGGGACCTGGTCCCTATGTGGGGCAGGCCGGCACTGCTACccttcccaggaacttccactacCCTCCCGATGGATATAGTCGCCACTATGAAGATGGTTATCCAAGCAGCAGTGACAACTATGGCAGTCTGTCCCGGGTGACCCGCATTGAGGAGCGGTACAGGCCCAGCATGGAGGGTTACCGGGCACCCAGTAGACAGGATGTGTATGGGCCCCAGCCCCAGGTTCGGGTAGGTGGGAGCAGCGTGGATCTGCATCGCTTTCATCCAGAGCCTTATGGGCTTGAGGATGACCAGCGTAGCATGGGCTACGATGACCTGGATTATGGCATGATGTCCGATTATGGCACTGGCCGTCGGACTGGGACACCCTCTGACCCTCGGCGACGCCTCAG GAGCTATGAAGACATGATTGGTGAGGAGGTGCCATCAGACCAGTACTACTGGGCTCCTTTGGCCCAGCACGAACGCGGAAGCTTAGCAAGCTTGGATAGCCTGCGCAAGGGAGGACCTCCACCCCCCAACTGGAGACAGCCAGAGCTGCCAGAGGTGATAGCCATGCTAGGATTCCGTTTGGATGCTGTCAAGTCCAATGCAGCTGCATACCTGCAACACTTGTGCTACCGCAATGACAAAGTGAAGACTGATGTTCGGAAGCTCAAGGGCATTCCAGTACTGGTGGGATTGTTAGACCACCCCAAAAAGGAAGTGCACCTTGGTGCCTGTGGAGCTCTCAAGAATATCTCTTTTGGACGTGACCAGGATAACAAGATAGCTATAAAAAACTGTGATGGTGTTCCTGCTCTTGTGAGATTACTCCGAAAGGCTCGTGATATGGACCTCACTGAAGTTATTACTG GAACCCTGTGGAATCTCTCATCCCATGACTCAATCAAGATGGAGATTGTGGACCATGCACTGCATGCCTTGACAGATGAAGTGATCATTCCGCATTCTGGTTGGGAACGGGAGCCTAATGAAGATTGTAAGCCACGCCATATTGAGTGGGAGTCGGTGCTCACCAACACAGCTGGCTGCCTTAG gaatGTCAGCTCCGAGAGGAGTGAAGCTCGCCGGAAACTTCGGGAATGTGATGGTTTGGTGGACGCTCTCATTTTCATTGTTCAGGCTGAGATTGGACAGAAAGATTCAGACAGCAAG CTTGTGGAGAACTGTGTTTGCCTCCTTCGGAACTTGTCATATCAAGTTCACCGGGAAATCCCACAGGCAGAACGATACCAAGAGGCACCTCCCAATGTTGCCAACAATACTGGGCCACATGCTGCCAGTTGCTTTGGGGCCAAGAAGGGCAAAG ggaaaaaacccacagaggATCCAGCAAATGATGCAGTGGATTTCCCTAAAAGAACTAGTCCTGCTCGAG GCTATGAACTTTTATTTCAACCAGAGGTGGTTCGGATATATATCTCACTCCTCAAAGAGAGCAAGACTCCTGCCATCCTAGAAGCCTCAGCCGGGGCCATCCAGAACTTGTGTGCTGGGCGCTGGACG TATGGTCGATACATCCGCTCAGCTCTGCGTCAAGAAAAGGCTCTTTCTGCCATTGCTGACCTCCTGACTAATGAACATGAGCGGGTTGTGAAAGCTGCATCTGGAGCACTGAGAAATCTGGCTGTAGATGCTCGCAACAAAGAGTTAATTG GTAAACACGCTATTCCTAACTTGGTAAAAAATCTGCCAGGAGGGCAACAGAGCCCTTCCCAGAATTTTTCTGAGGACACTGTGGTCTCTATCCTGAACACCATCAATGAAGTTATTGCCGAGAACTTGGAGGCTGCCAAAAAGCTTCGAGAGACACAGGGGATTGAGAAGTTGGTTTTGATCAACAAATCAGG GAACCGCTCAGAAAAGGAAGTTCGGGCAGCAGCACTTGTATTACAGACAATCTGGGGATATAAGGAATTGCGGAAGCCACTGGAaaaagaaggatggaagaaatcaGACTTTCAG GTGAATCTAAACAATGCTTCACGAAGCCAGAGCAGTCATTCATATGACGATAGCACTCTTCCTCTCATTGATCGGAACCAGAAATCAG ATAAGAAACCTGATCGGGAAGAAATTCAGATGAGCAGTATGGGATCAAACACAAAATCATTAG ataaCAACTATTCCACATTGAATGAGAGAGGGGACCACAATAGAACACTGGATCGATCTGGGGATCTAGGTGAAATGGAGCCATTGAAGGGAACACCCCTGATG CAGAAGATTTAG
- the CTNND1 gene encoding catenin delta-1 isoform X3, which yields MDDSEVESTASILASVKEQEAQFEKLTRALEEERRHVSAQLERVRVSPQDANTLMANGTLTRRHQNGRFVGDADLERQKFSDLKLNGPQDHSHLLYSTIPRMQEPGQIVETYTEEDPEGAMSVVSVETSDDGTTRRTETTVKKVVKTVTTRTVQPVPMGPDGLPVDASSISNNYIQTLGRDFRKNGNGGPGPYVGQAGTATLPRNFHYPPDGYSRHYEDGYPSSSDNYGSLSRVTRIEERYRPSMEGYRAPSRQDVYGPQPQVRVGGSSVDLHRFHPEPYGLEDDQRSMGYDDLDYGMMSDYGTGRRTGTPSDPRRRLRSYEDMIGEEVPSDQYYWAPLAQHERGSLASLDSLRKGGPPPPNWRQPELPEVIAMLGFRLDAVKSNAAAYLQHLCYRNDKVKTDVRKLKGIPVLVGLLDHPKKEVHLGACGALKNISFGRDQDNKIAIKNCDGVPALVRLLRKARDMDLTEVITGTLWNLSSHDSIKMEIVDHALHALTDEVIIPHSGWEREPNEDCKPRHIEWESVLTNTAGCLRNVSSERSEARRKLRECDGLVDALIFIVQAEIGQKDSDSKLVENCVCLLRNLSYQVHREIPQAERYQEAPPNVANNTGPHAASCFGAKKGKGKKPTEDPANDAVDFPKRTSPARGYELLFQPEVVRIYISLLKESKTPAILEASAGAIQNLCAGRWTYGRYIRSALRQEKALSAIADLLTNEHERVVKAASGALRNLAVDARNKELIGKHAIPNLVKNLPGGQQSPSQNFSEDTVVSILNTINEVIAENLEAAKKLRETQGIEKLVLINKSGNRSEKEVRAAALVLQTIWGYKELRKPLEKEGWKKSDFQVNLNNASRSQSSHSYDDSTLPLIDRNQKSDKKPDREEIQMSSMGSNTKSLDNNYSTLNERGDHNRTLDRSGDLGEMEPLKGTPLMQDEGQESLEEELDVLVLDDEGDQMSYPPMQKI from the exons ATGGACGACTCAGAGGTGGAGTCGACCGCCAGCATCTTGGCCTCTGTGAAGGAACAAGAGGCCCAGTTTGAGAAGCTGACCCGGGCGCTGGAGGAGGAACGGCGCCACGTCTCGGCGCAGCTGGAACGCGTCCGGGTCTCACCACAAGATGCCAACACGCTCATGGCCAACGGCACCCTCACCCGCCGGCATCAG AACGGCCGGTTTGTGGGCGATGCTGACCTTGAGCGACAGAAATTTTCAGATCTAAAACTCAACGGACCCCAG GATCACAGTCACCTTCTGTATAGCACCATCCCCAGGATGCAGGAGCCAGGGCAGATCGTGGAGACCTACACAGAGGAAGACCCTGAGGGAGCCATGTCTGTTGTCTCCGTGGAGACCTCAGATGATGGAACCACTAGGCGCACAGAGACCACA GTCAAGAAAGTGGTGAAGACCGTGACAACACGGACCGTACAGCCAGTCCCTATGGGACCAGATGGGCTGCCCGTGGATGCCTCATCCATTTCTAACAACTACATCCAGACTCTGGGTCGTGACTTCCGCAAGAATGGCAATGGGGGACCTGGTCCCTATGTGGGGCAGGCCGGCACTGCTACccttcccaggaacttccactacCCTCCCGATGGATATAGTCGCCACTATGAAGATGGTTATCCAAGCAGCAGTGACAACTATGGCAGTCTGTCCCGGGTGACCCGCATTGAGGAGCGGTACAGGCCCAGCATGGAGGGTTACCGGGCACCCAGTAGACAGGATGTGTATGGGCCCCAGCCCCAGGTTCGGGTAGGTGGGAGCAGCGTGGATCTGCATCGCTTTCATCCAGAGCCTTATGGGCTTGAGGATGACCAGCGTAGCATGGGCTACGATGACCTGGATTATGGCATGATGTCCGATTATGGCACTGGCCGTCGGACTGGGACACCCTCTGACCCTCGGCGACGCCTCAG GAGCTATGAAGACATGATTGGTGAGGAGGTGCCATCAGACCAGTACTACTGGGCTCCTTTGGCCCAGCACGAACGCGGAAGCTTAGCAAGCTTGGATAGCCTGCGCAAGGGAGGACCTCCACCCCCCAACTGGAGACAGCCAGAGCTGCCAGAGGTGATAGCCATGCTAGGATTCCGTTTGGATGCTGTCAAGTCCAATGCAGCTGCATACCTGCAACACTTGTGCTACCGCAATGACAAAGTGAAGACTGATGTTCGGAAGCTCAAGGGCATTCCAGTACTGGTGGGATTGTTAGACCACCCCAAAAAGGAAGTGCACCTTGGTGCCTGTGGAGCTCTCAAGAATATCTCTTTTGGACGTGACCAGGATAACAAGATAGCTATAAAAAACTGTGATGGTGTTCCTGCTCTTGTGAGATTACTCCGAAAGGCTCGTGATATGGACCTCACTGAAGTTATTACTG GAACCCTGTGGAATCTCTCATCCCATGACTCAATCAAGATGGAGATTGTGGACCATGCACTGCATGCCTTGACAGATGAAGTGATCATTCCGCATTCTGGTTGGGAACGGGAGCCTAATGAAGATTGTAAGCCACGCCATATTGAGTGGGAGTCGGTGCTCACCAACACAGCTGGCTGCCTTAG gaatGTCAGCTCCGAGAGGAGTGAAGCTCGCCGGAAACTTCGGGAATGTGATGGTTTGGTGGACGCTCTCATTTTCATTGTTCAGGCTGAGATTGGACAGAAAGATTCAGACAGCAAG CTTGTGGAGAACTGTGTTTGCCTCCTTCGGAACTTGTCATATCAAGTTCACCGGGAAATCCCACAGGCAGAACGATACCAAGAGGCACCTCCCAATGTTGCCAACAATACTGGGCCACATGCTGCCAGTTGCTTTGGGGCCAAGAAGGGCAAAG ggaaaaaacccacagaggATCCAGCAAATGATGCAGTGGATTTCCCTAAAAGAACTAGTCCTGCTCGAG GCTATGAACTTTTATTTCAACCAGAGGTGGTTCGGATATATATCTCACTCCTCAAAGAGAGCAAGACTCCTGCCATCCTAGAAGCCTCAGCCGGGGCCATCCAGAACTTGTGTGCTGGGCGCTGGACG TATGGTCGATACATCCGCTCAGCTCTGCGTCAAGAAAAGGCTCTTTCTGCCATTGCTGACCTCCTGACTAATGAACATGAGCGGGTTGTGAAAGCTGCATCTGGAGCACTGAGAAATCTGGCTGTAGATGCTCGCAACAAAGAGTTAATTG GTAAACACGCTATTCCTAACTTGGTAAAAAATCTGCCAGGAGGGCAACAGAGCCCTTCCCAGAATTTTTCTGAGGACACTGTGGTCTCTATCCTGAACACCATCAATGAAGTTATTGCCGAGAACTTGGAGGCTGCCAAAAAGCTTCGAGAGACACAGGGGATTGAGAAGTTGGTTTTGATCAACAAATCAGG GAACCGCTCAGAAAAGGAAGTTCGGGCAGCAGCACTTGTATTACAGACAATCTGGGGATATAAGGAATTGCGGAAGCCACTGGAaaaagaaggatggaagaaatcaGACTTTCAG GTGAATCTAAACAATGCTTCACGAAGCCAGAGCAGTCATTCATATGACGATAGCACTCTTCCTCTCATTGATCGGAACCAGAAATCAG ATAAGAAACCTGATCGGGAAGAAATTCAGATGAGCAGTATGGGATCAAACACAAAATCATTAG ataaCAACTATTCCACATTGAATGAGAGAGGGGACCACAATAGAACACTGGATCGATCTGGGGATCTAGGTGAAATGGAGCCATTGAAGGGAACACCCCTGATG CAGGACGAGGGGCAGGAATCTCTGGAGGAAGAGTTGGATGTGTTGGTTTTGGATGATGAGGGGGACCAAATGTCTTACCCCCCCATG CAGAAGATTTAG
- the CTNND1 gene encoding catenin delta-1 isoform X7 — MQEPGQIVETYTEEDPEGAMSVVSVETSDDGTTRRTETTVKKVVKTVTTRTVQPVPMGPDGLPVDASSISNNYIQTLGRDFRKNGNGGPGPYVGQAGTATLPRNFHYPPDGYSRHYEDGYPSSSDNYGSLSRVTRIEERYRPSMEGYRAPSRQDVYGPQPQVRVGGSSVDLHRFHPEPYGLEDDQRSMGYDDLDYGMMSDYGTGRRTGTPSDPRRRLRSYEDMIGEEVPSDQYYWAPLAQHERGSLASLDSLRKGGPPPPNWRQPELPEVIAMLGFRLDAVKSNAAAYLQHLCYRNDKVKTDVRKLKGIPVLVGLLDHPKKEVHLGACGALKNISFGRDQDNKIAIKNCDGVPALVRLLRKARDMDLTEVITGTLWNLSSHDSIKMEIVDHALHALTDEVIIPHSGWEREPNEDCKPRHIEWESVLTNTAGCLRNVSSERSEARRKLRECDGLVDALIFIVQAEIGQKDSDSKLVENCVCLLRNLSYQVHREIPQAERYQEAPPNVANNTGPHAASCFGAKKGKDEWFSRGKKPTEDPANDAVDFPKRTSPARGYELLFQPEVVRIYISLLKESKTPAILEASAGAIQNLCAGRWTYGRYIRSALRQEKALSAIADLLTNEHERVVKAASGALRNLAVDARNKELIGKHAIPNLVKNLPGGQQSPSQNFSEDTVVSILNTINEVIAENLEAAKKLRETQGIEKLVLINKSGNRSEKEVRAAALVLQTIWGYKELRKPLEKEGWKKSDFQVNLNNASRSQSSHSYDDSTLPLIDRNQKSDKKPDREEIQMSSMGSNTKSLDNNYSTLNERGDHNRTLDRSGDLGEMEPLKGTPLMQDEGQESLEEELDVLVLDDEGDQMSYPPMQKI; from the exons ATGCAGGAGCCAGGGCAGATCGTGGAGACCTACACAGAGGAAGACCCTGAGGGAGCCATGTCTGTTGTCTCCGTGGAGACCTCAGATGATGGAACCACTAGGCGCACAGAGACCACA GTCAAGAAAGTGGTGAAGACCGTGACAACACGGACCGTACAGCCAGTCCCTATGGGACCAGATGGGCTGCCCGTGGATGCCTCATCCATTTCTAACAACTACATCCAGACTCTGGGTCGTGACTTCCGCAAGAATGGCAATGGGGGACCTGGTCCCTATGTGGGGCAGGCCGGCACTGCTACccttcccaggaacttccactacCCTCCCGATGGATATAGTCGCCACTATGAAGATGGTTATCCAAGCAGCAGTGACAACTATGGCAGTCTGTCCCGGGTGACCCGCATTGAGGAGCGGTACAGGCCCAGCATGGAGGGTTACCGGGCACCCAGTAGACAGGATGTGTATGGGCCCCAGCCCCAGGTTCGGGTAGGTGGGAGCAGCGTGGATCTGCATCGCTTTCATCCAGAGCCTTATGGGCTTGAGGATGACCAGCGTAGCATGGGCTACGATGACCTGGATTATGGCATGATGTCCGATTATGGCACTGGCCGTCGGACTGGGACACCCTCTGACCCTCGGCGACGCCTCAG GAGCTATGAAGACATGATTGGTGAGGAGGTGCCATCAGACCAGTACTACTGGGCTCCTTTGGCCCAGCACGAACGCGGAAGCTTAGCAAGCTTGGATAGCCTGCGCAAGGGAGGACCTCCACCCCCCAACTGGAGACAGCCAGAGCTGCCAGAGGTGATAGCCATGCTAGGATTCCGTTTGGATGCTGTCAAGTCCAATGCAGCTGCATACCTGCAACACTTGTGCTACCGCAATGACAAAGTGAAGACTGATGTTCGGAAGCTCAAGGGCATTCCAGTACTGGTGGGATTGTTAGACCACCCCAAAAAGGAAGTGCACCTTGGTGCCTGTGGAGCTCTCAAGAATATCTCTTTTGGACGTGACCAGGATAACAAGATAGCTATAAAAAACTGTGATGGTGTTCCTGCTCTTGTGAGATTACTCCGAAAGGCTCGTGATATGGACCTCACTGAAGTTATTACTG GAACCCTGTGGAATCTCTCATCCCATGACTCAATCAAGATGGAGATTGTGGACCATGCACTGCATGCCTTGACAGATGAAGTGATCATTCCGCATTCTGGTTGGGAACGGGAGCCTAATGAAGATTGTAAGCCACGCCATATTGAGTGGGAGTCGGTGCTCACCAACACAGCTGGCTGCCTTAG gaatGTCAGCTCCGAGAGGAGTGAAGCTCGCCGGAAACTTCGGGAATGTGATGGTTTGGTGGACGCTCTCATTTTCATTGTTCAGGCTGAGATTGGACAGAAAGATTCAGACAGCAAG CTTGTGGAGAACTGTGTTTGCCTCCTTCGGAACTTGTCATATCAAGTTCACCGGGAAATCCCACAGGCAGAACGATACCAAGAGGCACCTCCCAATGTTGCCAACAATACTGGGCCACATGCTGCCAGTTGCTTTGGGGCCAAGAAGGGCAAAG ATGAGTGGTTCTCCAGAG ggaaaaaacccacagaggATCCAGCAAATGATGCAGTGGATTTCCCTAAAAGAACTAGTCCTGCTCGAG GCTATGAACTTTTATTTCAACCAGAGGTGGTTCGGATATATATCTCACTCCTCAAAGAGAGCAAGACTCCTGCCATCCTAGAAGCCTCAGCCGGGGCCATCCAGAACTTGTGTGCTGGGCGCTGGACG TATGGTCGATACATCCGCTCAGCTCTGCGTCAAGAAAAGGCTCTTTCTGCCATTGCTGACCTCCTGACTAATGAACATGAGCGGGTTGTGAAAGCTGCATCTGGAGCACTGAGAAATCTGGCTGTAGATGCTCGCAACAAAGAGTTAATTG GTAAACACGCTATTCCTAACTTGGTAAAAAATCTGCCAGGAGGGCAACAGAGCCCTTCCCAGAATTTTTCTGAGGACACTGTGGTCTCTATCCTGAACACCATCAATGAAGTTATTGCCGAGAACTTGGAGGCTGCCAAAAAGCTTCGAGAGACACAGGGGATTGAGAAGTTGGTTTTGATCAACAAATCAGG GAACCGCTCAGAAAAGGAAGTTCGGGCAGCAGCACTTGTATTACAGACAATCTGGGGATATAAGGAATTGCGGAAGCCACTGGAaaaagaaggatggaagaaatcaGACTTTCAG GTGAATCTAAACAATGCTTCACGAAGCCAGAGCAGTCATTCATATGACGATAGCACTCTTCCTCTCATTGATCGGAACCAGAAATCAG ATAAGAAACCTGATCGGGAAGAAATTCAGATGAGCAGTATGGGATCAAACACAAAATCATTAG ataaCAACTATTCCACATTGAATGAGAGAGGGGACCACAATAGAACACTGGATCGATCTGGGGATCTAGGTGAAATGGAGCCATTGAAGGGAACACCCCTGATG CAGGACGAGGGGCAGGAATCTCTGGAGGAAGAGTTGGATGTGTTGGTTTTGGATGATGAGGGGGACCAAATGTCTTACCCCCCCATG CAGAAGATTTAG
- the CTNND1 gene encoding catenin delta-1 isoform X5, which produces MDDSEVESTASILASVKEQEAQFEKLTRALEEERRHVSAQLERVRVSPQDANTLMANGTLTRRHQNGRFVGDADLERQKFSDLKLNGPQDHSHLLYSTIPRMQEPGQIVETYTEEDPEGAMSVVSVETSDDGTTRRTETTVKKVVKTVTTRTVQPVPMGPDGLPVDASSISNNYIQTLGRDFRKNGNGGPGPYVGQAGTATLPRNFHYPPDGYSRHYEDGYPSSSDNYGSLSRVTRIEERYRPSMEGYRAPSRQDVYGPQPQVRVGGSSVDLHRFHPEPYGLEDDQRSMGYDDLDYGMMSDYGTGRRTGTPSDPRRRLRSYEDMIGEEVPSDQYYWAPLAQHERGSLASLDSLRKGGPPPPNWRQPELPEVIAMLGFRLDAVKSNAAAYLQHLCYRNDKVKTDVRKLKGIPVLVGLLDHPKKEVHLGACGALKNISFGRDQDNKIAIKNCDGVPALVRLLRKARDMDLTEVITGTLWNLSSHDSIKMEIVDHALHALTDEVIIPHSGWEREPNEDCKPRHIEWESVLTNTAGCLRNVSSERSEARRKLRECDGLVDALIFIVQAEIGQKDSDSKLVENCVCLLRNLSYQVHREIPQAERYQEAPPNVANNTGPHAASCFGAKKGKDEWFSRGKKPTEDPANDAVDFPKRTSPARGYELLFQPEVVRIYISLLKESKTPAILEASAGAIQNLCAGRWTYGRYIRSALRQEKALSAIADLLTNEHERVVKAASGALRNLAVDARNKELIGKHAIPNLVKNLPGGQQSPSQNFSEDTVVSILNTINEVIAENLEAAKKLRETQGIEKLVLINKSGNRSEKEVRAAALVLQTIWGYKELRKPLEKEGWKKSDFQVNLNNASRSQSSHSYDDSTLPLIDRNQKSDKKPDREEIQMSSMGSNTKSLDNNYSTLNERGDHNRTLDRSGDLGEMEPLKGTPLMKI; this is translated from the exons ATGGACGACTCAGAGGTGGAGTCGACCGCCAGCATCTTGGCCTCTGTGAAGGAACAAGAGGCCCAGTTTGAGAAGCTGACCCGGGCGCTGGAGGAGGAACGGCGCCACGTCTCGGCGCAGCTGGAACGCGTCCGGGTCTCACCACAAGATGCCAACACGCTCATGGCCAACGGCACCCTCACCCGCCGGCATCAG AACGGCCGGTTTGTGGGCGATGCTGACCTTGAGCGACAGAAATTTTCAGATCTAAAACTCAACGGACCCCAG GATCACAGTCACCTTCTGTATAGCACCATCCCCAGGATGCAGGAGCCAGGGCAGATCGTGGAGACCTACACAGAGGAAGACCCTGAGGGAGCCATGTCTGTTGTCTCCGTGGAGACCTCAGATGATGGAACCACTAGGCGCACAGAGACCACA GTCAAGAAAGTGGTGAAGACCGTGACAACACGGACCGTACAGCCAGTCCCTATGGGACCAGATGGGCTGCCCGTGGATGCCTCATCCATTTCTAACAACTACATCCAGACTCTGGGTCGTGACTTCCGCAAGAATGGCAATGGGGGACCTGGTCCCTATGTGGGGCAGGCCGGCACTGCTACccttcccaggaacttccactacCCTCCCGATGGATATAGTCGCCACTATGAAGATGGTTATCCAAGCAGCAGTGACAACTATGGCAGTCTGTCCCGGGTGACCCGCATTGAGGAGCGGTACAGGCCCAGCATGGAGGGTTACCGGGCACCCAGTAGACAGGATGTGTATGGGCCCCAGCCCCAGGTTCGGGTAGGTGGGAGCAGCGTGGATCTGCATCGCTTTCATCCAGAGCCTTATGGGCTTGAGGATGACCAGCGTAGCATGGGCTACGATGACCTGGATTATGGCATGATGTCCGATTATGGCACTGGCCGTCGGACTGGGACACCCTCTGACCCTCGGCGACGCCTCAG GAGCTATGAAGACATGATTGGTGAGGAGGTGCCATCAGACCAGTACTACTGGGCTCCTTTGGCCCAGCACGAACGCGGAAGCTTAGCAAGCTTGGATAGCCTGCGCAAGGGAGGACCTCCACCCCCCAACTGGAGACAGCCAGAGCTGCCAGAGGTGATAGCCATGCTAGGATTCCGTTTGGATGCTGTCAAGTCCAATGCAGCTGCATACCTGCAACACTTGTGCTACCGCAATGACAAAGTGAAGACTGATGTTCGGAAGCTCAAGGGCATTCCAGTACTGGTGGGATTGTTAGACCACCCCAAAAAGGAAGTGCACCTTGGTGCCTGTGGAGCTCTCAAGAATATCTCTTTTGGACGTGACCAGGATAACAAGATAGCTATAAAAAACTGTGATGGTGTTCCTGCTCTTGTGAGATTACTCCGAAAGGCTCGTGATATGGACCTCACTGAAGTTATTACTG GAACCCTGTGGAATCTCTCATCCCATGACTCAATCAAGATGGAGATTGTGGACCATGCACTGCATGCCTTGACAGATGAAGTGATCATTCCGCATTCTGGTTGGGAACGGGAGCCTAATGAAGATTGTAAGCCACGCCATATTGAGTGGGAGTCGGTGCTCACCAACACAGCTGGCTGCCTTAG gaatGTCAGCTCCGAGAGGAGTGAAGCTCGCCGGAAACTTCGGGAATGTGATGGTTTGGTGGACGCTCTCATTTTCATTGTTCAGGCTGAGATTGGACAGAAAGATTCAGACAGCAAG CTTGTGGAGAACTGTGTTTGCCTCCTTCGGAACTTGTCATATCAAGTTCACCGGGAAATCCCACAGGCAGAACGATACCAAGAGGCACCTCCCAATGTTGCCAACAATACTGGGCCACATGCTGCCAGTTGCTTTGGGGCCAAGAAGGGCAAAG ATGAGTGGTTCTCCAGAG ggaaaaaacccacagaggATCCAGCAAATGATGCAGTGGATTTCCCTAAAAGAACTAGTCCTGCTCGAG GCTATGAACTTTTATTTCAACCAGAGGTGGTTCGGATATATATCTCACTCCTCAAAGAGAGCAAGACTCCTGCCATCCTAGAAGCCTCAGCCGGGGCCATCCAGAACTTGTGTGCTGGGCGCTGGACG TATGGTCGATACATCCGCTCAGCTCTGCGTCAAGAAAAGGCTCTTTCTGCCATTGCTGACCTCCTGACTAATGAACATGAGCGGGTTGTGAAAGCTGCATCTGGAGCACTGAGAAATCTGGCTGTAGATGCTCGCAACAAAGAGTTAATTG GTAAACACGCTATTCCTAACTTGGTAAAAAATCTGCCAGGAGGGCAACAGAGCCCTTCCCAGAATTTTTCTGAGGACACTGTGGTCTCTATCCTGAACACCATCAATGAAGTTATTGCCGAGAACTTGGAGGCTGCCAAAAAGCTTCGAGAGACACAGGGGATTGAGAAGTTGGTTTTGATCAACAAATCAGG GAACCGCTCAGAAAAGGAAGTTCGGGCAGCAGCACTTGTATTACAGACAATCTGGGGATATAAGGAATTGCGGAAGCCACTGGAaaaagaaggatggaagaaatcaGACTTTCAG GTGAATCTAAACAATGCTTCACGAAGCCAGAGCAGTCATTCATATGACGATAGCACTCTTCCTCTCATTGATCGGAACCAGAAATCAG ATAAGAAACCTGATCGGGAAGAAATTCAGATGAGCAGTATGGGATCAAACACAAAATCATTAG ataaCAACTATTCCACATTGAATGAGAGAGGGGACCACAATAGAACACTGGATCGATCTGGGGATCTAGGTGAAATGGAGCCATTGAAGGGAACACCCCTGATG AAGATTTAG